From Polynucleobacter sp. MWH-Braz-FAM2G, a single genomic window includes:
- the accB gene encoding acetyl-CoA carboxylase biotin carboxyl carrier protein, with protein sequence MDLRKLKTLIDLVSESGISELEVNEGEDRVRIVNSGSPAQSGQVVYTNPAPAPTIQAAPVASAPSVVAAPAPEAPAVETGFVARSPMVGTFYRAPNPESPNFVNIGDTVKVGQTLCIIEAMKLLNEIESEKAGVVKEILCENGQGVEFDQPLFVIA encoded by the coding sequence ATGGATCTGAGAAAACTAAAAACCTTGATCGATTTAGTCTCTGAATCTGGGATTTCAGAGCTGGAAGTAAATGAAGGTGAAGATCGTGTTCGTATTGTCAATTCAGGATCTCCAGCCCAATCTGGCCAAGTGGTGTACACCAACCCAGCGCCAGCACCAACCATTCAGGCCGCACCTGTAGCTAGTGCTCCATCGGTTGTTGCAGCGCCAGCTCCTGAAGCACCAGCTGTTGAAACTGGTTTTGTTGCTCGTTCTCCAATGGTGGGAACCTTCTATCGCGCGCCCAACCCAGAATCGCCGAACTTCGTCAATATTGGCGATACTGTCAAAGTGGGTCAAACGCTTTGCATTATTGAGGCAATGAAGCTACTCAATGAAATCGAATCAGAGAAAGCGGGCGTTGTTAAAGAGATTCTCTGTGAAAACGGCCAGGGCGTTGAGTTTGATCAACCGCTTTTTGTGATCGCTTAG
- the aroQ gene encoding type II 3-dehydroquinate dehydratase, with the protein MSKKASILVVQGPNLNLLGIREPEVYGKTTLEDIHQKLGELANAKSVDLSTFQSNHEGELIDRIQKAKQDGVDFIIINPGAFTHTSVALRDVLAGVAIPFTEVHLSNIHQREEFRKHSYLSDIATGVICGLGAIGYELALQAAITRLQK; encoded by the coding sequence ATGTCGAAAAAAGCATCAATTCTCGTAGTTCAAGGCCCAAACCTAAATCTATTAGGAATCCGTGAACCTGAGGTTTACGGCAAAACAACCCTTGAGGACATTCATCAGAAGCTTGGTGAACTGGCCAATGCTAAGTCTGTAGATCTCAGCACTTTTCAGAGCAATCATGAAGGCGAGCTAATTGATCGCATTCAAAAGGCAAAACAAGACGGGGTTGATTTCATCATCATCAATCCTGGCGCATTTACCCATACTAGCGTCGCATTGCGTGACGTGCTGGCTGGAGTGGCTATTCCTTTTACCGAAGTTCACTTATCCAATATTCATCAGCGCGAAGAATTCCGCAAACACTCCTATCTATCTGATATAGCAACTGGGGTGATTTGTGGGCTTGGAGCAATTGGTTACGAATTAGCTCTTCAAGCGGCCATTACTCGTTTACAGAAATAA
- the fabG gene encoding 3-oxoacyl-ACP reductase FabG has translation MGDRLKDKVAIITGAAKGIGFATAQRFAQEGAIVIITDINQESVNGAAAQMPNAEGYAMNVTDRASIQAVIDQVMQKHGRIDILINNAGITQDARLIKMTEAQFDTVIDVNLKGVFNCTQLVVPHMLEAGSGAVVNASSVVGIYGNFGQTNYSATKFGVIGFTKTWARELGPKGIRVNAVCPGFIATEMVKAMPENILQDIERRSWLGRLGTPAEMANVYLFLASDEASYVNGVALEASGGISL, from the coding sequence ATGGGCGATAGATTAAAAGATAAAGTAGCTATCATTACTGGTGCGGCTAAAGGTATTGGTTTTGCTACTGCCCAGCGTTTTGCACAAGAGGGTGCAATAGTCATCATTACCGATATTAATCAGGAATCGGTCAATGGGGCAGCTGCGCAGATGCCTAATGCGGAAGGCTACGCCATGAATGTCACAGATCGCGCGAGTATTCAGGCGGTGATAGATCAGGTAATGCAAAAACATGGGCGCATTGATATCTTGATTAATAACGCTGGTATTACTCAAGATGCGCGCTTGATTAAGATGACTGAAGCGCAATTTGATACGGTAATTGATGTGAATTTAAAAGGCGTCTTCAATTGCACGCAGTTGGTTGTTCCGCATATGCTTGAAGCGGGTTCTGGTGCAGTTGTTAACGCATCTAGTGTTGTAGGTATCTATGGCAATTTTGGCCAAACCAATTACTCTGCAACAAAATTTGGTGTTATTGGATTTACAAAAACATGGGCGCGAGAGTTAGGGCCTAAAGGTATTCGTGTAAATGCAGTCTGCCCTGGGTTCATCGCTACCGAAATGGTGAAAGCGATGCCAGAAAATATCTTGCAAGATATTGAGAGACGTAGTTGGCTTGGGCGTTTGGGTACTCCAGCAGAAATGGCTAATGTGTATTTATTTTTAGCTAGCGATGAAGCAAGTTATGTGAATGGGGTTGCATTAGAGGCCAGCGGCGGGATCTCGCTTTAA
- the accC gene encoding acetyl-CoA carboxylase biotin carboxylase subunit yields the protein MFDKILIANRGEIALRIQRACRELGIKTVVVYSTADKEAKYVKLADEAVCIGPAPSPLSYLNMPAIISAAEVTDAEAIHPGYGFLSENADFAERVEKSGFAFIGPTAASIRLMGDKVSAKRAMIKAGVPCVPGSEGALSDDPKEIIATAKKVGYPVIIKAAGGGGGRGMRVVHTEAALLNAVNMTKEEAGRAFGNPEVYMEKFLEKPRHVEIQVLADTHGNAIWLGERDCSMQRRHQKVIEEAPAPGIDRRLIAKIGERCAEACRKIGYRGAGTFEFLYENGEFFFIEMNTRVQVEHPVTEMITGVDIVQEQIRIAAGLKLSYRQKDIVFRGHAIECRLNAEDPFKFTPSPGKIGSFHMPGGPGIRVDSHAYSGYVVPSNYDSMIGKLISYGNTREQAIRRMQIALSEMVIDGITTNVPLHRELMLDPNFIEGGTSIHYLEHRLEEQAASRGKP from the coding sequence ATGTTCGATAAGATTCTGATTGCCAATCGGGGAGAAATTGCTCTCCGCATCCAACGCGCATGTCGCGAGTTGGGAATTAAAACTGTGGTGGTCTACTCAACCGCAGACAAAGAAGCCAAGTATGTAAAGCTTGCTGATGAAGCCGTCTGTATTGGACCAGCGCCATCGCCACTGAGTTATCTCAATATGCCAGCGATTATTTCTGCGGCCGAAGTAACTGACGCAGAAGCAATTCATCCTGGCTATGGCTTTCTCTCTGAAAACGCAGACTTTGCAGAGCGTGTCGAAAAATCTGGCTTTGCGTTTATTGGACCCACTGCAGCATCTATTCGCTTGATGGGTGATAAGGTTTCCGCAAAAAGGGCCATGATTAAAGCAGGAGTGCCATGCGTACCTGGATCAGAAGGCGCTCTTTCAGATGATCCCAAAGAAATCATTGCTACTGCAAAAAAAGTAGGTTACCCAGTCATTATTAAGGCAGCCGGTGGTGGTGGTGGACGCGGTATGCGTGTTGTACATACCGAAGCCGCCCTTCTGAATGCAGTCAATATGACCAAAGAAGAAGCGGGCAGAGCCTTTGGAAACCCTGAGGTCTATATGGAAAAGTTTTTAGAGAAACCTCGCCATGTAGAAATTCAAGTTTTGGCTGATACCCATGGGAATGCTATTTGGTTAGGTGAGCGCGATTGCTCAATGCAACGTCGCCATCAAAAAGTGATTGAGGAAGCGCCTGCCCCAGGAATTGATCGTCGCTTAATCGCAAAGATTGGCGAACGCTGTGCTGAAGCTTGTAGAAAAATTGGCTACCGCGGCGCAGGCACCTTCGAATTTCTTTACGAAAACGGTGAGTTCTTCTTTATCGAGATGAACACCCGTGTTCAAGTGGAGCATCCCGTTACTGAAATGATTACTGGCGTTGACATTGTTCAAGAGCAGATTCGAATTGCCGCTGGCCTGAAGTTGAGCTATCGCCAAAAGGATATTGTGTTCCGCGGTCATGCCATTGAGTGCCGTCTAAATGCTGAAGATCCATTTAAGTTCACGCCTAGCCCCGGCAAAATTGGATCTTTCCATATGCCTGGTGGTCCCGGCATTCGTGTCGACTCCCACGCCTACAGCGGTTACGTGGTTCCATCAAACTATGATTCCATGATTGGCAAGTTAATTTCATACGGCAATACACGTGAGCAAGCGATTCGCCGTATGCAAATTGCCCTCTCTGAAATGGTGATTGACGGCATTACAACCAATGTTCCACTCCATCGTGAACTCATGCTTGACCCCAATTTCATTGAAGGTGGCACCAGCATTCACTATTTGGAGCATCGCCTAGAAGAACAAGCTGCTAGTCGCGGCAAACCTTAA
- a CDS encoding carbohydrate kinase family protein has translation MASLICGSIAYDTIMNFEGKFADQILPEQIHILNVAFLVPTMRREFGGCAGNIAYNLNLLGGEPIIMATVGADAAPYMNRLEQLQIDASHIRQIENAFTAQAMITTDQTNNQITAFHPGAMGESHLNQVSAVIAERSKNSKSATKFGIVAPDGRQGMWEHCHQLADANIPFIFDPGQGLPMFNGPELLELVDIASYLAVNDYEGEMLSQRTGLSLSKVAERVKALIVTKGAEGADIYFDGKCIAIPPVPAEKVVDPTGCGDAFRGGLLFGLENGMDWETTGRLASLMGSIKITHQGPQNHQLSKDEIAVQFKQAFGFSF, from the coding sequence ATGGCTAGCTTGATCTGTGGCTCTATTGCCTACGACACCATCATGAACTTTGAAGGCAAATTCGCCGATCAAATCCTTCCTGAGCAGATTCATATTCTGAATGTGGCCTTTCTAGTTCCCACCATGCGTCGTGAATTCGGTGGTTGTGCTGGCAATATTGCCTACAACCTAAATCTTCTAGGTGGTGAACCCATCATCATGGCAACAGTGGGTGCCGATGCCGCACCTTATATGAATAGACTTGAGCAACTTCAGATCGATGCAAGTCATATTAGGCAGATCGAGAACGCATTCACTGCACAGGCCATGATTACAACCGATCAAACCAATAACCAAATTACCGCCTTCCATCCAGGCGCGATGGGCGAATCACACCTAAATCAAGTATCGGCAGTAATAGCGGAACGCAGCAAAAACTCCAAAAGCGCAACTAAATTCGGGATCGTTGCGCCTGATGGTCGCCAAGGAATGTGGGAGCACTGCCATCAATTAGCAGACGCAAACATTCCATTTATCTTCGATCCAGGCCAAGGATTGCCGATGTTTAATGGCCCAGAACTTCTTGAACTGGTTGATATCGCCAGTTATTTGGCGGTAAACGACTACGAAGGAGAAATGCTGTCTCAAAGAACGGGGCTCAGTTTGTCAAAGGTCGCCGAGCGAGTCAAAGCACTCATTGTTACCAAGGGTGCTGAAGGTGCTGACATCTACTTTGATGGTAAATGTATTGCAATTCCACCCGTACCAGCAGAAAAAGTAGTTGACCCAACGGGTTGTGGTGATGCATTCCGTGGCGGCCTGCTCTTTGGATTGGAAAACGGCATGGATTGGGAGACTACCGGTCGCCTCGCTAGCCTAATGGGTTCAATCAAAATTACCCATCAAGGGCCACAAAATCACCAATTAAGCAAAGATGAAATCGCCGTTCAATTTAAACAGGCATTTGGTTTTAGCTTCTAG
- a CDS encoding ribonucleotide-diphosphate reductase subunit beta, with protein MLNWDEEVAPALAKAGLAPQPVAVEPQRPQADQVALTPQATASAQEQSASVAGMETRRVNVADKRVINAKTDVNQLVPFKYKWAWEKYLAGCANHWMPQEINMNRDIALWKDPNGLTEDERRIIKRNLGFFTTADSLAANNIVLGTYRQITAPECRQYLLRQAFEEAIHTHAYQYIVESLGLDQGEIFNAYHEIDSIRAKDEFLIPFIDVLTDPTFKTGTLENDQKLLRSLIVFACVMEGLFFYVGFTQILAMGRQNKMTGAAEQYQYILRDESMHCNFGIDLINQIKLENPQLWTSAFKDEIKSIFEKAVELEYRYAEDTMPRGVLGLNAPMFKGYLRYICNRRCLQIGLDAMFPNEENPFPWMSEMIDLKKERNFFETRVIEYQTGGALSWE; from the coding sequence ATGTTGAATTGGGATGAAGAAGTTGCCCCAGCACTAGCAAAAGCTGGTCTTGCGCCCCAGCCGGTTGCTGTAGAACCGCAACGCCCTCAGGCGGATCAGGTGGCTTTGACACCTCAAGCTACTGCTTCGGCACAAGAGCAAAGTGCTTCGGTGGCTGGCATGGAAACTCGTCGGGTTAATGTGGCGGATAAACGTGTTATCAATGCAAAGACTGATGTTAACCAGTTGGTGCCATTTAAGTATAAGTGGGCTTGGGAGAAATACTTAGCTGGTTGCGCAAACCACTGGATGCCACAAGAGATCAATATGAATCGCGATATTGCGCTTTGGAAGGATCCAAATGGTCTTACAGAGGATGAGCGACGTATTATTAAGCGCAATCTGGGTTTCTTCACAACTGCCGACTCTTTGGCAGCAAACAATATTGTTTTGGGAACTTATCGTCAAATTACCGCTCCAGAATGCCGTCAATACTTATTGCGTCAGGCTTTTGAAGAGGCTATTCATACCCATGCGTACCAATATATTGTTGAGTCTCTTGGCTTAGACCAAGGTGAAATCTTCAATGCGTATCATGAAATTGATTCAATTCGTGCAAAAGATGAGTTCTTAATTCCATTTATTGATGTATTAACTGATCCAACATTTAAGACTGGCACATTAGAGAATGATCAAAAACTACTTCGTTCTTTGATTGTTTTTGCTTGCGTGATGGAAGGTTTGTTCTTTTATGTTGGTTTTACGCAAATACTTGCAATGGGTCGTCAAAACAAAATGACTGGTGCTGCTGAGCAGTATCAATACATCCTTCGTGATGAGTCAATGCACTGTAATTTTGGTATCGATTTAATTAACCAAATTAAGCTGGAGAACCCGCAGTTATGGACTTCCGCGTTCAAAGACGAGATCAAATCAATCTTCGAAAAAGCAGTTGAATTGGAGTACCGTTATGCTGAAGATACGATGCCTCGTGGAGTGCTTGGATTGAACGCTCCGATGTTCAAAGGATACCTAAGATACATTTGTAATCGTAGATGTTTGCAAATAGGACTTGACGCGATGTTCCCAAATGAAGAGAATCCATTTCCATGGATGTCAGAAATGATTGATCTGAAAAAAGAACGAAACTTTTTTGAGACACGCGTTATTGAGTATCAAACCGGTGGTGCGCTAAGTTGGGAATAG
- the mpl gene encoding UDP-N-acetylmuramate:L-alanyl-gamma-D-glutamyl-meso-diaminopimelate ligase, whose amino-acid sequence MHIHILGICGTFMGGIAAIARQAGHRVTGCDANVYPPMSIQLEAQGIDLIEGFTPDQLSQFETMPDLFVIGNVVSRGNPLMEAILNQGLPYISGPQWLGEQVLYGRHVLAVAGTHGKTTTSAMLAWILEFNGYKPGYLIGGVPLNFTVSARLGESKYFVIEADEYDTAFFDKRSKFVHYRPRTALLNNLEFDHADIFADLAAIETQFHHLVRTVPGDGLLVVNGEEPALVSVITRGAWAPVERFGQALTNDWSLVSQEADGFIVRKLGEDVATVKWAPDSGVMGRHNQLNALAAIASANHIGISPADSARALAEFKNVKRRLETIGVANDITVYDDFAHHPTAITTTVDGLRRRVGNARILAVLEPRSNTMKLGVMKAQLPSSLEAADKVFAYGASSGKESLGWDLSEVLTPLNQEEQSRARAYDDLDALVKAVLKEAKPGDHILVMSNGGFGGVHQKILNAISAQ is encoded by the coding sequence ATGCATATACATATCTTGGGCATTTGCGGTACTTTCATGGGCGGTATTGCCGCAATCGCTCGGCAGGCTGGACACCGCGTTACTGGTTGTGATGCCAACGTGTATCCACCAATGAGTATTCAACTTGAAGCTCAAGGCATCGATCTCATTGAGGGATTTACCCCTGATCAATTATCTCAGTTTGAGACCATGCCCGATTTATTCGTGATTGGTAATGTGGTTTCTCGCGGAAATCCCTTGATGGAGGCTATCCTGAATCAAGGGTTGCCATATATCTCTGGGCCGCAATGGCTTGGCGAACAAGTTTTGTATGGAAGACATGTTTTGGCAGTGGCTGGCACACACGGTAAGACAACCACTTCAGCCATGTTGGCTTGGATTTTGGAGTTCAATGGCTATAAGCCAGGTTATCTGATTGGAGGTGTGCCTCTGAATTTCACGGTGTCTGCACGCTTGGGTGAGAGTAAATATTTTGTGATCGAGGCTGATGAATATGACACGGCTTTTTTTGATAAGCGCAGTAAATTTGTTCACTACCGCCCACGCACGGCTTTATTAAATAACCTAGAGTTTGATCACGCTGACATTTTTGCGGATCTTGCGGCAATCGAAACCCAGTTTCATCATTTAGTGCGGACAGTCCCCGGTGACGGTTTGTTAGTAGTGAATGGAGAAGAGCCTGCTTTGGTGAGTGTTATCACACGTGGCGCGTGGGCACCTGTAGAGCGTTTCGGTCAAGCGCTTACAAACGATTGGTCTTTGGTTTCTCAAGAGGCCGATGGTTTTATTGTTCGCAAATTAGGCGAGGATGTGGCAACAGTGAAGTGGGCACCAGATTCAGGCGTGATGGGTCGACACAATCAACTAAATGCCTTAGCAGCGATTGCCTCAGCCAATCACATTGGTATTTCACCTGCTGATTCAGCACGTGCACTTGCAGAATTTAAGAATGTGAAGCGTCGCTTAGAGACAATCGGTGTTGCAAACGACATTACGGTATACGATGATTTTGCGCATCACCCAACTGCAATCACCACTACAGTCGATGGATTGCGTCGTCGAGTTGGTAACGCCCGAATCCTGGCAGTATTAGAGCCGCGTTCTAATACGATGAAGCTCGGCGTCATGAAAGCTCAACTTCCAAGTAGCCTTGAGGCTGCCGACAAGGTGTTTGCCTATGGAGCGAGTTCTGGTAAAGAATCATTGGGTTGGGATTTGTCTGAAGTCTTAACTCCACTTAACCAAGAAGAGCAATCTAGAGCGCGTGCTTACGATGATCTTGATGCTTTGGTTAAGGCGGTATTGAAAGAAGCAAAGCCAGGCGATCACATTCTGGTAATGAGTAATGGCGGGTTTGGTGGTGTGCATCAAAAAATATTAAATGCTATTTCGGCGCAGTAA
- a CDS encoding ribonuclease catalytic domain-containing protein — translation MNLVYEEGGEIKIASVQSASGAGDAETWQATSLSGKKIKLKAKEVWLRFEKPDAQVAMDEAGALTEEIDLQFLWDCAPDEEFGLVDVAHEYFGSQASVAQKLALAIALQGAPVFFRRKGRGRFQRAPLEQLQAGLAALERKQKELEQQSIWQRELVGGIFPETLKSSAKQLLFSPDKNTSAYKALIAACNETGESPAQLMIRCGAIDSPLAYHQGLFLKAHFPNGATHEPSIAIEQDVYDAAIAELPLAQVQAFSIDDSGTTEIDDALSVTELPEGGYRVGIHIAAPGLAISKDDPLDQVARNRMSTVYFPGDKITMLPDSVIEQFSLDEGMPRPALSIYVDLDEQGLVNRDSLQMRAELVPMAANLRLEDIEHLVSEESLLDEAASYPYRKELAILWRAAKHLHAGRQEKRVASGLRAEQLGLIDPNTLARDFHFQIQEIDGVQRVDIVPRQRGSILDTIVAEWMIFCNSVSGQLLADHGLPGLFRTQKGWGPQRTRMQTTPGPHEGLGIDYYAWCTSPLRRYSDLVNQWQLIALAKHGVTAKMVAPFPPRDATLMGIAADFESCYQAYGEFQDRLEKYWCLRWMMQDGESKTVHVRHLKDGMSRVELVPLHLPIPELASHPRLTRAEVVITEIDLLQLSAGVRVLEIEAKSETAKEIPIDTVTEVESENNPEEDASPN, via the coding sequence ATGAATCTTGTATATGAAGAAGGTGGGGAAATCAAGATTGCCTCCGTACAGTCTGCATCCGGCGCAGGAGATGCTGAGACTTGGCAAGCCACAAGTCTTTCTGGGAAAAAGATCAAATTAAAAGCTAAAGAGGTATGGTTACGTTTTGAAAAGCCAGACGCTCAAGTGGCTATGGATGAAGCTGGTGCACTGACAGAAGAGATTGATTTGCAGTTTCTTTGGGATTGCGCGCCAGACGAAGAGTTTGGTTTGGTTGATGTGGCACATGAGTATTTTGGTTCACAGGCTAGCGTTGCCCAAAAGCTTGCCTTGGCGATTGCTCTACAAGGTGCCCCAGTATTTTTCCGCCGCAAAGGGCGCGGTCGTTTTCAGCGGGCCCCACTTGAGCAGTTACAGGCAGGTTTAGCAGCGTTGGAAAGAAAGCAAAAAGAGCTGGAGCAACAATCAATTTGGCAACGGGAGTTAGTGGGCGGCATTTTTCCGGAAACACTGAAATCCTCAGCTAAGCAATTACTATTCTCCCCAGATAAAAATACTTCCGCTTACAAAGCCCTGATTGCTGCTTGTAACGAGACAGGTGAATCCCCTGCTCAGCTCATGATTCGATGTGGGGCAATTGACTCTCCATTGGCTTATCACCAAGGACTATTTCTTAAAGCGCATTTTCCAAATGGAGCGACTCACGAGCCTAGTATTGCTATCGAGCAAGATGTTTATGACGCTGCGATCGCCGAGCTGCCACTCGCTCAGGTGCAAGCCTTCTCAATCGATGATTCTGGAACTACTGAAATTGATGACGCTTTATCAGTTACAGAATTACCCGAGGGTGGTTATCGAGTGGGTATTCATATCGCTGCACCAGGATTGGCAATCTCTAAAGATGATCCACTAGATCAAGTTGCGCGCAATCGTATGTCCACAGTGTATTTTCCTGGCGACAAAATTACGATGCTGCCAGATTCGGTGATTGAACAATTTTCATTGGATGAAGGTATGCCAAGGCCTGCCTTATCAATTTATGTAGATCTTGATGAGCAGGGCTTGGTGAATCGAGATAGTTTGCAGATGCGTGCTGAATTGGTCCCGATGGCGGCTAATCTCCGCTTGGAGGATATAGAGCATCTCGTTAGCGAGGAAAGCTTATTAGACGAGGCCGCTAGTTATCCATATCGCAAAGAGTTGGCAATTTTGTGGCGGGCTGCTAAACATCTTCATGCTGGACGCCAAGAAAAGCGGGTAGCAAGCGGTCTCCGCGCTGAGCAATTGGGTTTGATTGATCCCAATACTTTAGCTAGAGACTTTCATTTTCAGATTCAAGAAATTGATGGAGTGCAGCGAGTTGATATTGTGCCGCGTCAACGCGGATCTATTTTGGACACTATCGTCGCAGAATGGATGATTTTCTGTAATAGCGTTTCGGGACAACTGCTAGCAGATCACGGCCTACCAGGATTATTCAGAACTCAGAAGGGTTGGGGTCCGCAGCGTACTCGTATGCAAACCACCCCAGGCCCCCATGAAGGTCTAGGTATAGATTATTACGCGTGGTGCACTTCCCCTTTACGTCGATATTCCGATTTAGTGAATCAATGGCAATTAATTGCGCTTGCTAAGCATGGGGTAACCGCCAAAATGGTTGCCCCTTTTCCGCCGCGCGATGCAACGCTAATGGGAATTGCGGCCGACTTTGAATCGTGCTATCAAGCGTATGGTGAATTCCAAGACCGCTTAGAAAAATATTGGTGTTTGCGCTGGATGATGCAAGACGGCGAATCCAAGACTGTTCATGTACGCCATTTAAAGGATGGTATGTCTCGAGTGGAGTTAGTGCCTTTGCACCTGCCCATTCCTGAACTTGCCAGCCACCCGCGCTTGACACGGGCAGAAGTCGTGATTACAGAGATTGATTTATTGCAACTGAGTGCAGGAGTTCGAGTGCTCGAAATAGAAGCAAAATCAGAGACTGCCAAAGAGATTCCGATCGACACCGTTACAGAAGTAGAGTCAGAAAATAACCCAGAAGAAGATGCTAGCCCAAATTAA
- a CDS encoding TlpA disulfide reductase family protein — protein MNRRQWIIIVAISFLALLGGVLTSQWITKTGLASEPSIKAFFANNWQSPDGKTVETQNWQGKVLVVNFWASWCPPCVEEMPSLDKLQKEFLQQNVLFVGIGIDSSSNIREFLSKTPVSYPIVIGGLEGSNLSKQMGNSQGALPYTIIINAKGKSTYSKLGKINEEDVRSAIKSAL, from the coding sequence ATGAACCGTAGACAATGGATCATCATCGTCGCAATCAGTTTTTTAGCACTCCTTGGAGGCGTCCTCACCTCGCAATGGATTACGAAAACTGGGCTGGCAAGTGAACCCTCCATAAAAGCTTTTTTTGCTAACAACTGGCAATCACCTGACGGAAAAACAGTCGAAACGCAAAATTGGCAAGGAAAAGTTCTTGTTGTGAACTTTTGGGCGTCTTGGTGCCCGCCCTGCGTTGAGGAAATGCCTTCCTTAGACAAGCTTCAAAAAGAGTTTTTACAACAAAATGTCTTATTTGTAGGCATCGGCATTGATTCATCATCTAATATTCGTGAATTTCTTTCAAAAACCCCTGTCTCATACCCAATCGTCATTGGCGGCCTTGAAGGAAGCAACCTCTCCAAACAAATGGGGAATTCCCAGGGCGCACTCCCCTACACAATCATTATTAATGCCAAAGGGAAATCTACTTATAGCAAATTAGGGAAGATAAACGAAGAAGACGTAAGAAGCGCTATAAAATCTGCATTATAA
- a CDS encoding DUF3426 domain-containing protein codes for MCLHGTLNADQKTSFDAPAQKKSLKLALLVSLFLLLLVFGEHLSRNTLLPALAPRVDGTSNSISVTLFSVLQRIDTKLCSALGCLDRTVSDFSAWKITSATLSQENAREGLKSAVNPSMLQVDIQNRLAIAVLAPNLEITLTDAEENEIKSLQYTPAEWLPTSWQESHPDFLKKGIPSGEIIQVELPISLTQNTAGYRVRVLYP; via the coding sequence GTGTGTCTACATGGCACATTAAATGCTGACCAAAAAACCTCTTTTGATGCACCGGCTCAAAAAAAAAGTCTCAAGTTAGCTTTACTCGTTAGTTTATTTTTACTGTTGCTGGTTTTTGGTGAGCATCTCTCTAGAAATACCTTGCTTCCTGCCTTAGCGCCTCGTGTCGATGGCACTTCAAATTCAATTTCAGTTACTTTGTTTTCAGTCTTGCAACGCATTGATACAAAACTCTGTAGTGCATTGGGATGCCTAGATCGCACGGTGAGCGATTTTTCTGCATGGAAAATTACTTCTGCCACACTTTCGCAAGAAAACGCCAGAGAGGGTCTTAAAAGCGCTGTAAATCCATCTATGCTGCAAGTAGATATACAAAATCGACTTGCTATTGCAGTATTGGCCCCGAATTTAGAAATCACTCTGACTGATGCAGAGGAAAATGAGATCAAATCATTGCAATACACCCCAGCAGAATGGTTACCTACTTCGTGGCAAGAGTCACACCCAGATTTTTTAAAAAAAGGAATTCCATCTGGAGAAATCATTCAAGTGGAATTACCGATTTCGTTAACGCAAAACACCGCAGGCTATCGTGTTCGCGTCCTTTACCCCTAA